The Cylindrospermopsis curvispora GIHE-G1 genome contains a region encoding:
- a CDS encoding heparinase II/III family protein: MDPSLWFYTLKDVPIPKLLDRIWFESRRRVYKRLPDLMKKVWIGAQFPPPLNREDYLVRLSHGNPTNIESHRIAHRNIPPTALPFKFVGESKILPYPIPWNSPTYSRLWQFNLHYFDWIRDDLNHLYTTHNWSESAIERLYLLQDWITHNPLGTFDGWHPYPTSLRLINWTWLLRTAPELQSLQVNHSLWLQLCYLYHYQETFFKGNHWFENLAALIIAGLNFRGKRAEKIVATSLNRLKKQLAVQILGDGGHFERSPMYHLILLKRLCEVIICLSSAGSEIPQTLITTLTSMTEFAKGIRLRNGNYPLWNDCAYNIAEPLDEIVACADRILGRSSAAVSPFNQRLLSCRTANLALATISSPSPRATGILEFPDSGYFLLRTASGFEITFDAAPPCPPDLPAHAHSDCLSFDVYWRGEPLIVETGTSKYGSDSTRQRERGTLAHNTITLTPIEGGYPFDQTQVWGSFRAARKAQPKLITSGSSGNQSIWHWVSASHSGYDWLKASHHRWLGCSEIDSGVSNNKFILIVLDWIQSKSPLGWIHRLHLGPGVICRENQHGWNLEVDNRGSKKNDRENPLRLQLLTYSSDASTSVDNDSWYSPCFGSRHSRLVLTSRRLVGEFNWSEMICTVLTNSDAQFMLNGTVGEGWLSIDGVVVMRWEVENGVPILSFSGLKTRRFLKSP; encoded by the coding sequence ATGGACCCAAGCCTCTGGTTTTACACTTTAAAAGACGTACCGATTCCCAAACTGTTAGATCGAATTTGGTTTGAAAGCCGTCGCCGTGTTTATAAGCGATTGCCAGACCTAATGAAAAAGGTTTGGATTGGCGCCCAATTTCCCCCTCCCTTAAATCGGGAAGATTATCTAGTGAGACTTAGCCATGGCAACCCAACCAATATAGAAAGCCATAGAATAGCGCATAGAAACATTCCACCCACCGCACTGCCATTTAAGTTTGTCGGTGAATCAAAGATATTACCTTATCCAATACCTTGGAATTCCCCCACCTATTCTCGTCTTTGGCAATTCAACCTCCATTATTTTGATTGGATAAGAGATGATCTCAATCACCTTTACACCACACATAATTGGTCTGAATCAGCAATAGAAAGGTTATACCTCCTCCAAGATTGGATTACCCATAACCCCCTAGGCACCTTTGATGGTTGGCATCCCTATCCCACCTCCCTTCGTTTAATTAACTGGACCTGGCTACTGAGAACAGCACCCGAACTGCAAAGCCTCCAGGTCAACCACTCCCTGTGGCTACAGTTGTGTTATTTATATCACTATCAGGAGACATTTTTTAAGGGAAATCACTGGTTTGAGAACCTAGCTGCCCTAATTATTGCCGGGTTAAACTTCAGGGGTAAGAGAGCGGAAAAAATAGTAGCAACATCCCTTAATCGTTTAAAAAAGCAACTGGCAGTGCAGATTCTTGGTGATGGTGGTCACTTTGAACGCAGCCCCATGTACCATCTTATTTTACTGAAGCGGTTGTGTGAAGTAATTATTTGTTTAAGCAGTGCGGGTAGTGAAATCCCACAAACACTTATCACCACCCTAACATCAATGACCGAATTTGCAAAAGGGATACGTTTGAGAAATGGTAATTATCCCCTTTGGAATGACTGTGCCTACAACATTGCCGAACCACTAGATGAAATTGTAGCTTGTGCTGATCGCATTTTGGGACGGTCATCCGCAGCAGTTTCCCCCTTCAATCAACGTCTTTTAAGTTGTAGAACCGCCAATTTAGCACTAGCCACCATCAGTTCACCTTCTCCCCGTGCAACAGGTATATTGGAATTTCCCGATTCTGGCTACTTCTTGCTGCGAACTGCCAGTGGGTTTGAAATTACCTTTGACGCTGCACCTCCTTGTCCTCCTGATTTGCCTGCCCATGCTCACTCAGACTGTTTAAGTTTTGATGTTTATTGGCGAGGGGAACCCTTAATTGTAGAAACAGGAACTAGTAAGTATGGCAGTGATAGCACCCGTCAACGGGAAAGGGGTACTCTAGCCCATAATACCATTACCCTTACGCCAATAGAAGGGGGATATCCCTTTGACCAAACCCAAGTGTGGGGTAGTTTTCGAGCAGCACGCAAAGCCCAGCCCAAGCTAATAACAAGTGGTAGTAGTGGCAATCAATCCATATGGCATTGGGTAAGTGCCAGTCACAGTGGCTATGACTGGTTAAAAGCCAGCCATCATCGTTGGTTAGGGTGTTCAGAAATAGACAGTGGTGTATCGAACAATAAGTTTATCCTTATCGTGTTAGACTGGATACAGAGTAAGTCTCCCCTAGGTTGGATTCATAGACTACATTTAGGTCCAGGAGTTATTTGTAGGGAAAACCAGCATGGTTGGAATTTAGAAGTGGATAACAGGGGGTCAAAAAAGAATGACCGTGAAAATCCTTTGCGGTTACAGTTACTGACCTATAGTTCCGATGCTAGCACTTCCGTGGATAATGACAGTTGGTATTCTCCTTGCTTTGGTTCTCGCCATTCCCGCTTAGTCTTGACAAGTCGGAGACTAGTAGGAGAATTTAATTGGTCAGAAATGATATGTACGGTTTTGACTAATAGTGATGCCCAGTTTATGCTTAATGGTACAGTTGGTGAGGGGTGGCTAAGCATTGACGGAGTGGTAGTTATGAGGTGGGAAGTTGAAAATGGAGTTCCCATTTTAAGCTTCTCCGGTCTGAAGACACGGAGATTTCTGAAGAGTCCATAA
- a CDS encoding Uma2 family endonuclease translates to MYQSEAPPLKTIPTDLPSKDIDEELNSTIHPRPPWETLPTMYDLPSENPEEPGLPDEFHNFQPQLLRETCQSSVYPREEMFIGTDLNLYYDVHHFSWYKRPDWFLVLGAPASETQQDMRLSYVIWQEGFAPFLIVELLSPGTEAEDLGKTLRSANKPPTKWQTYEQYLRSPYYIIFDRYENQLRVFQLLGIKYQAVELTEPKFWFPELKLGLGVWSGKYQGTEGLWLRWYNEDGDWIATLAETAEREKLRAEQEKLRADKLAEKLAALGVSFDE, encoded by the coding sequence ATGTATCAAAGTGAAGCACCTCCACTAAAAACCATACCCACTGATTTACCCAGTAAGGATATTGATGAAGAATTAAACTCCACAATTCATCCCCGTCCACCCTGGGAAACCTTGCCCACCATGTATGACTTACCTAGTGAAAATCCGGAGGAACCAGGGTTGCCAGACGAATTTCATAACTTTCAGCCTCAATTATTGCGCGAAACTTGCCAATCTTCGGTTTATCCCCGAGAGGAAATGTTCATTGGTACAGATTTAAACTTGTACTATGATGTGCATCATTTCTCATGGTATAAAAGACCAGATTGGTTTTTAGTATTAGGCGCACCTGCTTCCGAAACCCAGCAAGATATGCGGTTGAGTTATGTGATTTGGCAAGAGGGATTCGCTCCATTTTTAATCGTGGAATTATTATCGCCAGGTACAGAAGCGGAAGATTTAGGAAAAACATTAAGAAGTGCCAATAAACCCCCAACAAAATGGCAAACCTATGAGCAGTATTTGCGCTCACCTTACTATATCATTTTCGACAGATATGAAAATCAACTGCGAGTATTCCAACTATTGGGAATAAAATATCAAGCGGTGGAACTGACAGAGCCAAAATTCTGGTTTCCTGAGCTAAAATTGGGGTTGGGAGTTTGGTCAGGAAAATATCAAGGTACAGAAGGTTTATGGCTACGTTGGTATAATGAAGATGGTGATTGGATAGCTACTTTAGCTGAAACAGCAGAACGGGAAAAACTACGAGCAGAACAGGAAAAACTACGGGCGGACAAATTAGCTGAAAAATTGGCAGCTCTGGGTGTAAGTTTCGATGAATGA
- a CDS encoding UPF0175 family protein has translation MMDISIQLPDEIFDSFRCKPQEFVKKMKLAAAIHWYQKGEISEKKAAQIAGLSHRDFVMSLAEEKISVSTIGLDQVKEDVSNQRKEFIRSLRGKYKNYLSPSDFFMQQKQREIEWEERNK, from the coding sequence ATGATGGACATTTCGATTCAATTACCTGATGAAATCTTTGACAGTTTTCGCTGTAAACCTCAAGAGTTTGTGAAAAAAATGAAACTCGCCGCTGCTATTCATTGGTATCAAAAAGGCGAAATTTCTGAAAAAAAAGCTGCTCAAATAGCAGGATTAAGCCATCGAGACTTTGTAATGTCTTTAGCCGAAGAAAAAATTTCTGTGTCTACCATTGGCTTAGATCAGGTTAAGGAAGATGTCTCTAATCAGCGGAAAGAGTTTATTCGTTCTCTTAGAGGCAAGTATAAAAATTACTTGAGTCCCAGTGATTTTTTTATGCAACAAAAACAAAGAGAAATTGAGTGGGAAGAAAGAAATAAATGA
- a CDS encoding GumC family protein: MNSTNESKGLITREKENIILQPEVISSGNLISLQTTEDDIDLKEIMSILKRRALGILTIASLIMAGGSYYLFTAEKIYQGSFEILVEPVSGEKNNLLTAALESTQLDQSGLDYDSQIKVLKSPELLNQALPDIQSQYPELTYDLFIKNLAIQRSAETKVLEITYKSPDRAEIDLVLNTLSKFYLKYSLEKRKTKLNQGLRFIDEQLPRIGATVDQLQRELQVFRQRYKFVNPEDQSGKLVEQIQSLETQRIAIEQKLAVARTSYATLLTPEGQQAALNQTQSQTQSPYNILVIQLRQIEAQLSGELARFQGDNPYITTLEEKRQNILPLIEKEKERYIGLKIAEVANTILLLESENREITRAQEQSKARFDLLPRLARQNTDLQRKLQLASESLNRFLEAREKLAIEVAQTEIPWELVQAPMTPELPVFRKIYQSLLIGLIGSLSISVAIAFLLEKLDNSYHDAINMQERTKLPLLGTLPRAKNIGVSYQSRHDSDQSQNKPAKTNPLDIPLLSFSRKKRKKSYGYGYGYGYGYYGEGHFWQSLQVLYANIQLLNSDEVVKSVAITSALKGEGKSTLALHLAQMAASVGRRVLLVDTDLRLPQVHKRLNLPNLVGLSNAITSNLTPDEVMQKLPDLDTLSVITSGTQPPDPMRLISSEKMKQMMAYFREKFDLVIYDTPPVMGIVDSRLVASQTDGLILVVKMHKTDRSMIKQAQDALRQSSISILGIVANQYNKTIHQYHDYYYGYSYGGRRKEAGSQEQGINSLH, encoded by the coding sequence ATGAACAGTACCAACGAAAGCAAAGGTCTCATCACCAGAGAAAAAGAAAATATTATTCTCCAACCAGAAGTGATATCCTCTGGGAATCTGATATCCCTTCAAACAACTGAGGATGACATTGATCTCAAAGAGATAATGTCCATCCTCAAAAGACGAGCATTAGGCATTTTGACAATTGCCTCCCTGATCATGGCTGGAGGTAGTTACTACCTGTTTACAGCAGAAAAAATTTACCAAGGCAGTTTTGAGATTTTAGTAGAACCAGTTAGTGGCGAAAAAAATAACTTACTGACCGCAGCCCTAGAAAGCACTCAACTTGACCAATCAGGATTAGACTACGATAGCCAAATTAAAGTTCTCAAAAGCCCTGAATTGCTTAATCAGGCCCTACCTGACATACAATCTCAATATCCTGAGCTTACATACGATTTATTTATCAAAAACTTAGCCATCCAGAGATCAGCTGAAACTAAAGTTCTAGAAATTACCTATAAAAGTCCAGATCGGGCGGAAATTGACTTGGTGTTAAATACCCTGTCCAAATTTTATTTAAAATATAGCTTAGAGAAACGCAAGACTAAATTAAATCAAGGTCTAAGGTTTATAGACGAACAACTACCTAGAATTGGCGCTACTGTGGATCAACTACAGCGCGAATTACAAGTATTTAGACAAAGGTACAAGTTTGTTAATCCAGAGGATCAGTCCGGTAAGTTGGTGGAGCAAATTCAGAGCTTAGAAACACAAAGAATAGCCATAGAGCAGAAGTTGGCTGTGGCTAGAACCAGTTACGCCACATTGCTCACACCAGAAGGACAACAAGCTGCATTAAACCAGACTCAGAGTCAAACTCAGTCGCCTTACAATATATTAGTTATTCAGCTTAGACAAATAGAAGCCCAACTATCTGGAGAACTAGCCAGATTTCAAGGGGATAATCCATATATAACAACATTAGAAGAAAAAAGACAAAACATATTACCTCTCATAGAAAAAGAGAAAGAGAGATATATAGGTCTGAAAATAGCGGAAGTGGCCAATACCATTTTATTACTAGAATCGGAAAACAGAGAAATCACCAGAGCGCAAGAGCAAAGCAAAGCCAGATTCGATCTATTACCCCGTTTAGCTAGACAAAACACGGATCTGCAAAGAAAATTACAACTAGCTAGTGAAAGTTTAAATCGCTTCTTAGAAGCCCGGGAAAAACTGGCCATTGAAGTAGCCCAAACAGAAATACCTTGGGAACTGGTCCAAGCTCCAATGACGCCTGAATTGCCAGTTTTTCGTAAAATCTACCAGAGTTTATTGATTGGACTAATTGGCAGCTTATCTATAAGTGTTGCGATCGCCTTCCTTTTAGAGAAACTAGACAATTCCTATCATGATGCCATAAACATGCAGGAGAGGACCAAACTCCCCTTGTTGGGGACTTTGCCAAGGGCGAAAAATATTGGTGTCAGCTATCAATCTCGCCATGATTCTGACCAAAGCCAAAATAAACCTGCTAAAACCAATCCATTAGATATACCCCTTCTTTCTTTCTCCCGCAAAAAAAGGAAGAAAAGCTACGGGTATGGCTATGGTTATGGATATGGCTATTATGGAGAGGGTCATTTTTGGCAATCTTTGCAAGTGCTGTATGCCAACATTCAGTTACTCAACTCCGACGAAGTTGTCAAGTCTGTAGCCATCACCTCTGCTCTCAAAGGGGAGGGAAAAAGTACATTGGCACTACACCTAGCTCAAATGGCAGCTTCTGTGGGAAGAAGGGTTTTGCTGGTGGATACTGATTTGCGACTTCCTCAAGTACACAAGAGGTTAAACTTACCCAACTTAGTTGGTTTAAGCAATGCTATCACTTCTAATCTTACTCCTGATGAGGTAATGCAAAAGTTACCAGATTTGGATACTTTATCAGTAATTACCTCGGGAACTCAACCGCCAGATCCCATGCGACTAATTTCATCTGAGAAGATGAAACAAATGATGGCATACTTTCGTGAAAAATTCGATTTAGTAATTTACGACACACCACCTGTTATGGGTATAGTGGATAGTAGACTGGTGGCTTCGCAAACAGATGGTTTGATTTTAGTGGTTAAAATGCACAAGACAGACCGCTCGATGATCAAGCAAGCTCAGGATGCTCTAAGGCAGTCATCTATTAGTATATTAGGCATAGTTGCTAATCAATATAATAAGACCATTCATCAATATCATGATTATTACTACGGTTATAGTTATGGTGGTCGTAGGAAGGAAGCAGGATCACAGGAGCAGGGAATTAATTCCCTGCATTAG
- a CDS encoding DUF4160 domain-containing protein, which translates to MPTISMFYGLIIRMFFTDIQQHNLPHLHVEYQGAEAVVSIPDGEIVQGVLPPKKLRMLQAWIVIHEEELMADWSLAVKGEPIFKIEPLR; encoded by the coding sequence ATGCCTACCATTAGTATGTTTTATGGTTTGATTATCCGAATGTTTTTTACAGATATCCAGCAACACAATTTGCCGCATCTGCATGTGGAGTATCAAGGTGCGGAAGCAGTTGTTTCTATACCAGATGGGGAGATTGTTCAAGGTGTGTTGCCGCCCAAAAAATTGAGAATGCTTCAGGCATGGATAGTAATACATGAAGAAGAGCTGATGGCTGATTGGTCATTAGCAGTTAAGGGTGAGCCTATATTCAAGATTGAACCACTACGTTAG
- a CDS encoding DUF29 domain-containing protein — protein MNLEAEYDLDFYAWINKNVKLLRCGCLSEIDAEHIAQELESMGKRDRRQLRCRLQVLIMHLLKWQYQPDKQSKSWLATIDHQREEIQALLLDSPSLRRDLETALVTVYAKAVRDAQEETSLPETAFPLSCPFALEEILAVRFLPEAL, from the coding sequence ATGAATTTAGAAGCTGAATATGACCTGGATTTCTATGCTTGGATCAATAAAAATGTGAAATTATTGCGGTGTGGCTGTTTGTCAGAAATTGACGCCGAACACATTGCTCAAGAGTTAGAAAGCATGGGAAAGCGCGATCGCCGTCAACTTCGTTGCCGCTTACAGGTTTTAATTATGCATCTACTCAAATGGCAATATCAGCCAGACAAACAAAGCAAGAGTTGGTTAGCTACTATAGATCATCAACGAGAGGAAATCCAAGCTCTACTCCTGGATAGTCCAAGTCTCCGTAGGGATTTAGAAACCGCACTGGTAACGGTTTATGCTAAAGCTGTGCGTGATGCCCAGGAAGAAACATCTCTCCCAGAAACCGCATTTCCCCTGTCTTGTCCCTTTGCGCTAGAAGAAATTCTAGCTGTACGTTTCTTACCTGAGGCGCTATAG
- a CDS encoding PIN domain-containing protein, translating into MNIILDACAVISFFRDEEGGDIVEEFLIHPDCNSYIHAINLCEVYYDFIRSNNQVYAEQIISELKLAGVIIRKTMTEPFWKLVGQYKA; encoded by the coding sequence ATGAATATTATTTTAGATGCTTGTGCGGTCATTTCCTTTTTTCGGGACGAAGAGGGAGGTGATATTGTTGAAGAGTTTTTAATTCATCCTGATTGTAATTCTTATATTCATGCGATTAATTTATGTGAGGTTTATTATGATTTTATCAGAAGCAATAATCAAGTTTATGCAGAGCAAATAATCAGTGAATTAAAATTAGCGGGAGTAATTATTAGAAAGACTATGACTGAACCTTTTTGGAAATTAGTAGGACAATATAAAGCTTAG
- the wecC gene encoding UDP-N-acetyl-D-mannosamine dehydrogenase: MQANPYQVCILGLGYIGLPTAAILSQHGYQIKGVDINPKVVETINQGKIHIVEPDLDLVVSEAVHNQKLSASTTPSAADIFIICVPTPFHKNDNGIPQPNIDYVLAAAQSIIPVLKPGNIVILESTSPVGTTEKVGEIFNSAGLSPDHIHLAYCPERVLPGKILQELIHNDRVVGGLTPAATTLVQTFYQTFCQGQILTTDARTAELCKLTENAYRDVNLAFANQLSMLCPHLGIDVRELIHLANHHPRVNILQPGCGVGGHCIAVDPWFIAAADSENTSLIQTARHINDSKPQWVVQQIITLAQEFQQKYHRAPTIGCFGLAFKPNVDDLRGSPALEIATTLISSGYSVLVVEPNLQYHVSLELTPWKLALENADILVFLVGHREFIGLDLANKPYLDFCGIH; the protein is encoded by the coding sequence ATGCAAGCTAATCCGTACCAAGTGTGCATCCTTGGACTAGGCTACATTGGCCTGCCCACAGCAGCAATTTTATCCCAGCATGGCTACCAAATAAAAGGGGTGGATATCAACCCCAAAGTGGTAGAAACCATTAACCAAGGTAAAATCCACATTGTCGAACCAGATCTAGATTTAGTAGTATCCGAGGCAGTTCATAACCAAAAACTCAGTGCTAGTACCACCCCCAGTGCTGCGGATATTTTCATTATTTGTGTACCTACCCCCTTCCACAAAAATGATAACGGCATTCCCCAACCTAACATTGACTACGTATTAGCAGCAGCCCAATCAATCATCCCCGTATTAAAACCGGGTAACATAGTCATTTTAGAGTCCACATCCCCCGTGGGAACCACGGAAAAGGTAGGAGAAATCTTCAACTCAGCTGGTTTATCCCCAGACCACATACATTTAGCCTACTGTCCTGAACGGGTGTTACCAGGAAAGATTCTGCAAGAACTGATTCATAATGACCGGGTAGTAGGTGGGCTAACACCAGCAGCAACAACCTTAGTCCAAACCTTTTATCAAACCTTTTGTCAGGGACAAATACTAACCACCGATGCTCGCACGGCGGAACTCTGTAAATTAACGGAAAACGCCTATCGGGATGTAAACCTAGCCTTTGCCAACCAACTGTCCATGTTGTGTCCCCACCTGGGAATTGACGTGCGAGAACTCATTCATCTAGCTAACCACCATCCCCGAGTCAACATCTTGCAACCCGGTTGCGGCGTAGGTGGACATTGTATAGCAGTTGATCCATGGTTTATTGCCGCAGCGGATTCAGAAAACACATCACTGATTCAAACTGCTCGCCATATCAATGATAGCAAACCCCAATGGGTAGTCCAGCAAATTATTACCCTTGCACAAGAATTTCAGCAAAAATACCATCGCGCTCCCACCATTGGATGTTTTGGACTAGCTTTTAAACCCAACGTTGACGACCTGCGGGGTTCACCAGCGCTGGAAATAGCTACAACCTTAATTAGTAGTGGATATAGTGTTTTAGTTGTTGAGCCCAATTTACAGTACCATGTTTCCTTAGAATTAACTCCATGGAAATTAGCCCTGGAGAATGCGGATATATTAGTTTTTTTGGTGGGTCATAGGGAATTTATCGGTTTGGATCTTGCTAACAAACCATATCTGGACTTTTGCGGAATCCACTGA
- a CDS encoding glycosyltransferase → MLQQRLAIVTFNFPPDFGAASFRMLSLVESIQKQASTRKIDLKITVVCAKPFRYKYNNKNEPGSSSPKHNLIRGLEDVDIIRLDVPMFGRGFVAESFSYLFFLIQALPVLIWNRPHLIFATSAKLLTSYLGALASLITGAILCVDIRDTFSENFLSFFRRQRKVLVYLILLYIENFVANRATSINLVSPGFSQLYDELLDSSKVSYFTNGVDEQFVEFYANSQHPSLKTFLNKTFNHTTNNTLVVRKTLDNKINSATLLEIDTVKQTNHTDKPKTILYAGNLGIGQDLLKLLEPLIEEKEIVEELIELKWSIKIMGDGAQAPALRELAKFPHLREIITVLRPIPRQELIREYGQVDALFLQVGSYRSLDMVIPSKIFEYAATGLPILAGVRGYTRDFIGQIPGVQFFTQKDIKSFLNQLKQIKTGWHNRDEFIEQYDRRNIMRKYADHLLSYIQASK, encoded by the coding sequence ATGCTTCAACAACGTCTTGCTATAGTCACTTTTAATTTCCCCCCGGATTTCGGAGCTGCCTCCTTTAGAATGCTTTCTCTAGTTGAATCCATTCAAAAACAAGCTTCAACTCGGAAGATAGATTTAAAAATTACGGTGGTTTGCGCTAAACCCTTTAGATACAAATACAATAACAAAAACGAGCCAGGTTCATCCTCCCCCAAACACAATCTAATTCGAGGATTAGAGGATGTTGACATTATTAGACTAGACGTTCCCATGTTTGGTCGAGGCTTTGTGGCGGAGAGCTTCTCCTACCTCTTTTTTTTAATTCAAGCACTACCAGTATTAATCTGGAATCGACCCCATCTAATTTTTGCCACCAGTGCCAAACTACTCACCAGTTATCTAGGAGCCCTAGCTTCTTTAATCACAGGAGCCATCTTATGTGTTGATATTAGAGACACCTTTTCAGAAAACTTCCTCAGCTTTTTTAGACGACAGAGAAAGGTTCTAGTCTACCTCATACTATTATATATAGAGAACTTCGTAGCCAATCGGGCCACAAGTATTAACCTTGTATCCCCAGGATTTTCCCAACTTTACGACGAACTCTTAGATTCCAGTAAAGTTTCCTACTTCACCAACGGTGTGGATGAGCAATTTGTGGAGTTTTATGCCAACAGTCAGCACCCCTCATTGAAAACTTTTCTTAATAAAACATTTAACCATACAACCAATAACACACTAGTTGTTAGAAAAACATTAGATAATAAAATAAATAGCGCCACATTACTAGAAATTGACACAGTTAAGCAAACAAACCACACGGATAAACCCAAGACAATTTTGTATGCTGGCAACCTAGGTATTGGACAAGACCTGCTGAAACTATTAGAACCATTAATTGAGGAAAAAGAGATAGTAGAAGAGCTAATAGAGCTAAAATGGTCAATTAAGATTATGGGGGACGGAGCCCAAGCTCCAGCACTCAGAGAACTAGCGAAGTTCCCTCACCTCAGAGAAATAATCACAGTATTAAGACCCATTCCCAGACAGGAGCTGATTAGAGAATACGGACAAGTTGATGCCTTATTTTTGCAGGTTGGCAGCTACCGAAGTTTAGACATGGTGATTCCATCGAAAATATTCGAGTATGCAGCTACGGGACTACCAATTCTAGCTGGTGTGAGAGGATACACCCGGGACTTTATCGGTCAAATTCCCGGAGTGCAATTTTTCACCCAGAAAGACATAAAATCCTTTCTCAACCAGCTCAAACAGATAAAAACAGGCTGGCACAACCGAGATGAATTCATCGAGCAATATGATCGGAGGAACATCATGAGGAAGTACGCAGATCACTTACTTTCTTATATACAAGCAAGTAAGTAA
- a CDS encoding DUF2442 domain-containing protein encodes MIRVFTVVAESDFHLILRFSNDEKRRFDMRPYLDMTVFQPLKNPGFFGLASVNYGTVVWPGEIDIAPETLYELSVRLPG; translated from the coding sequence ATGATAAGAGTATTTACCGTTGTTGCTGAATCAGACTTCCATCTTATTTTGAGATTTAGTAATGACGAAAAACGTCGGTTCGATATGCGTCCCTATCTGGACATGACTGTCTTTCAACCATTGAAAAATCCAGGTTTTTTTGGACTGGCCTCTGTCAATTATGGCACAGTGGTGTGGCCCGGGGAAATTGATATTGCGCCAGAAACACTCTATGAACTGTCCGTACGTTTACCTGGTTAA